In Vespula vulgaris chromosome 19, iyVesVulg1.1, whole genome shotgun sequence, a single genomic region encodes these proteins:
- the LOC127070603 gene encoding nuclear receptor coactivator 2-like isoform X7 yields MSAITGSIGKKRKKSDAKPQSQINKCLNEKRRRNQENLYFDELAELISATDMSSGKTDKCQILQRTVDQIRHIRQQEGSNSHAVQQGEVSSSNPNILSNDQVGPILLEALDGFLFVLNSEGRVEYVTDNITQYINYTKDDVLGKDIYNIIHHGDHNTFMPTLLPMSLGWTSEPQPQTRNRTFNCRFLVKPPDDKDETMEEKQQRVSKYESMQICSALLPSNTERLESGDVSSESPDIGPCVMCVARRIPPNEKPVGTPIEQFTVKLDTAGKIIAVDVSWLSSAYAKYLTKVRDLIGTTIKDLCHPHDLNNLTAHLNDTLQVGESTSAVYRLRVSPDKFLNIQTKSKLFKANVMNGHDTDFMMATNSIIGDNDLTPIEGGQLSNNKVCSGHSSNRCANNSNNNNGNNNNNVGGLLMSVAHLNGQVSGISGGRGLTGTTHVATSSNSIAFSTGDSCNSLASLSTSNSFNHFSGSMDLEFELFRGSTWDLDGSGGWPERPESRGSGPTDSRPPSQPAPTSPSPQGGGTFSSNSAVPSHCSPLRAFSPSSSVNAAHTFSNSFPFSPLQESQSSSTLTGNNAAAAAAAAAAAAAAASAANNTGVNSNVNGNGATSVAIAAAATAPVILPGLNAKRIEEGKSGCPTSGTMDNATARTNASTPAETQNSVVSTESGRLRNLLTKGSSASEDSQDNANNDSDNQNKHRILKILLNQQDEDDYHSEHNNKMRTSPSNMPKPNMEHSKSSLGNNMLLQLLNEKNDDEDEEARAGLKKRNELLQQLLKDQDEERKLQEQQTRDDDPLLRSLGFRNSTPSPSQSGSDHSGLGSTAQVGQKRPGDDGDLNIAVKRPMDGSHQVSSTGTNASTNATSKLWEKNKMLASLLAKQPPQPTTIPPIPASVISATPQDKLPRGGGSSDRLKQHQSQQQQQQQQQQQQQQQQQQQQQQQQQQQQQQQQQQQQQQQQQQQPWTGGHMQTVGGNNAITTTATSARTPLQSQSRQLPRQATNTYLSHMLSQQQRPQLGQVDSEFGDSGEYRQTCTDPTTWDNQSSDPDLSDILDQVIEFVPDEAITDSSAIANLLDVIEAPQNNAMNEKMAINAIQKSLMLCETAVNPTSSTITIPGTPPAYSTALVTTPVTTSHSYQPPPMYQQQARMRFNAQLVVRQTTAQFTQQQQLQLQQQRSKLIQQQQQQQLKQRLLQQQQQQQLLIPSNATATDQITTGIHNIDNLLNNTVAPNVSLQRSSVPDSQVSPGYGGSVQITSGHRLAHSYSHPSTLPQHPIVNNNFNSGQQVSAAAARLSPHSPANILSFSHPQPLSPRVTQGNYGTTPRLFNVNQVRSQQQPTAQQQLQQQQRSMPSPGTPASARQSPFPAETFPPPTSPTASQFPPGPNPGAPNPTAQYRLQRTTSTPSATTQLPGGVGSPRHYGGVNKEQPLLSPSHPHSGCPATPTHNQHNATNTQHFSNQQHSSMIYHTTANTINTPDMQNNQFCYDRTSVPLYSSGDTQDVRSLPPGNPVNHHMGGNASTTGSMTSEFVRQELRAIVGARTQQQQQQQRVPNSIPNNLSGQVSQDDLEALGLTFEMSTAGETVVNDGPAKSWAIGSTGSAPSSSRTTMEEAVRGDPKSSLLQKLLSE; encoded by the exons ATGAGCGCGATCACCGGTAGCATcggcaagaaaagaaagaaatcggaTGCCAAACCGCAATCGCAGAT TAACAAGTGCCTTAACGAAAAGCGACGACGTAACCAGGAGAACCTGTATTTCGATGAGCTTGCCGAGCTGATTTCCGCCACGGACATGAGCTCTGGCAAGACCGACAAATGTCAGATCCTTCAGAGAACCGTCGATCAG ATTCGGCACATCAGGCAACAAGAGGGTTCCAACAGTCATGCCGTGCAACAAGGGGAAGTATCTTCGTCGAATCCTAACATACTGTCCAACGATCAAGTTGGCCCTATCTTATTGGAG GCGTTAGACGGCTTCCTGTTCGTCTTAAATAGCGAGGGACGAGTGGAATACGTAACGGATAACATTACCCAGTATATCAATTATACGAAGGACGATGTATTGGgaaaggatatatataatatcatacatCATGGAGATCACAACACCTTCATGCCTACGTTGTTGCCCATGTCATTAG GCTGGACGAGCGAGCCGCAGCCTCAAACGAGGAATCGTACTTTCAATTGCCGCTTCCTGGTAAAGCCTCCCGATGACAAAGACGAGACGATGGAGGAGAAGCAACAACGGGTATCGAAATACGAGTCCATGCAAATCTGTTCGGCGCTATTGCCGAGTAATACCGAGCGACTCGAGAGCGGCGACGTGTCCTCCGAATCGCCAGACATCGGTCCTTGCGTAATGTGCGTGGCACGTAGAATACCACCGAACGAGAAGCCCGTAGGTACACCGATCGAGCAATTCACCGTTAAATTGGATACAGCGGGCAAGATCATCGCGGTCGACGTTAGTTGGTTGTCGTCCGCTTATGCCAAGTATCTGACCAAGGTAAGG GACTTGATCGGTACGACGATAAAGGATTTGTGCCACCCTCATGATCTCAATAATTTAACTGCACATTTGAACGATACGCTTCAAGTCGGAGAGAGTACGAGCGCCGTGTATCGACTGCGCGTTAGTCCTGATAAGTTCCTTAATATACAAACAAAGTCAAAACTTTTCAAAGCGAATGTGATGAACGGCCACGACACGGACTTCATGATGGCCACCAATTCCATCATAGG GGACAATGACTTAACGCCTATCGAGGGTGGTCAGCTTTCCAACAACAAAGTGTGCTCGGGACATTCTAGTAACCGTTGTGcgaataatagtaataataataatggtaacaataacaataacgtgGGTGGCCTGTTGATGTCCGTGGCACATCTGAACGGTCAAGTGAGTGGTATCAGTGGTGGTCGTGGATTGACGGGGACGACGCACGTTGCTACGTCGTCGAACTCGATCGCCTTTAGTACCGGCGATTCTTGCAACTCGTTAGCGTCACTAAGTACGAGTAATTCGTTCAACCACTTTTCGGGGAGCATGGACTTGGAATTCGAGCTCTTCCGCGGTTCGACATGGGACTTGGACGGTAGCGGTGGTTGGCCGGAAAGGCCCGAGTCGAGAGGAAGCGGGCCAACAGATTCGCGACCACCCTCTCAGCCAGCCCCGACATCGCCGAGTCCCCAGGGAGGAGGAACGTTTTCCTCTAATTCAGCGGTGCCGTCTCACTGCAGTCCCCTACGCGCTTTCAGCCCGTCGTCTTCGGTCAACGCGGCGCACACCTTCAGTAATTCCTTCCCGTTCAGTCCGCTACAGGAATCGCagtcgtcgtcgacgttgaCCGGCAACAACGCGGCTGCGGCCGCCGCTGCCGCGGCCGCGGCCGCGGCCGCTGCCTCGGCTGCCAACAACACCGGCGTCAACAGCAACGTCAATGGAAACGGCGCCACTTCCGTAGCCATCGCGGCCGCCGCGACGGCCCCGGTCATTCTGCCTGGACTCAATGCCAAGAGGatcgaggaaggaaagagCGGATGCCCTACCAGCGGCACGATGGACAACGCGACCGCGAGGACGAATGCCTCCACGCCCGCCGAAACTCAAAATAGTGTCGTGTCCACCGAGTCCGGTAGACTCAGAAACTTGTTAACGAAAGGCTCCAGTGCTAGTGAGGACAGTCAGGACAATGCGAATAACGATTCGGACAACCAAAACAAACACaggatattgaaaattttgttgaatCAGCAAGACGAGGACGATTATCATTCTGAACACAACAACAAAATGAGGACGAGTCCTAGCAACATGCCAAAACCGAATATGGAGCATTCCAAATCTTCTCTTGGAAACAATATGCTTCTGCAG TTActaaatgagaaaaatgacgacgaggacgaggaggcCCGGGCCGGATtgaaaaagaggaacgaaCTTCTTCAACAGTTATTGAAGGATCAGGACGAGGAGAGGAAATTACAGGAGCAacag ACCCGGGACGACGATCCTCTTTTGCGGAGTCTTGGATTTCGGAACAGTACCCCTTCACCGTCACAATCGGGAAGCGATCACAGCGGGCTCGGCAGTACCGCTCAAGTGGGCCAGAAAAGACCGGGCGACGATGGCGATCTCAATATAGCCGTTAAACGGCCGATGGATGGTTCGCACCAGGTGTCTTCTACGGGTACCAATGCTTCGACGAACGCGACGAGCAAACTATgggagaaaaacaaaatgttgGCTTCGTTGTTGGCAAAACAACCGCCTCAACCAACAACCATACCACCTATTCCCGCGTCTGTGATATCGGCAACGCCGCAA GATAAACTTCCACGTGGCGGTGGTAGTAGCGATCGCTTAAAGCAACACCAGTcccaacagcaacagcagcagcagcagcagcagcagcaacagcagcagcagcagcagcagcagcagcagcagcagcaacagcagcagcagcagcagcagcagcaacaacagcaacagcaacagcaacaacaaccgTGGACAGGTGGCCACATGCAAACGGTCGGTGGGAACAATGCGATCACAACGACGGCTACTTCGGCTCGTACTCCTCTCCAAAGCCAATCGAGACAACTACCTCGTCAAGCAACCAACACCTACCTCAGTCACATGCTAAGTCAG CAACAAAGGCCGCAATTGGGTCAAGTGGATTCGGAATTTGGAGATAGCGGAGAATACCGTCAAACGTGTACCGACCCGACTACTTGGGATAACCAATCGTCCGATCCAGATCTCTCCGATATTTTGGATCAAGTTATCGAATTTGTTCCGGACGAAGCTATCACAG ATTCGTCTGCGATAGCAAACCTCCTGGACGTTATCGAGGCACCGCAAAACAATGCCATGAATGAAAAAATGGCAATAAACGCTATCCAGAAGTCGTTGATGTTATGCGAAACTGCCGTAAATCCAACGTCTTCCACCATAACCATACCTGGCACGCCTCCCGCTTATTCCACCGCG TTGGTAACGACACCCGTGACGACGAGTCATAGTTACCAACCACCTCCGATGTATCAACAACAAGCGAGGATGAGGTTCAACGCTCAGTTGGTCGTGAGGCAGACTACCGCGCAGTTTACGCAACAACAGCAGCTGCAGTTGCAACAGCAGCGCAGTAAACTGatacaacagcaacaacagcaacaattGAAGCAAAGATTGctgcagcaacaacagcagcaacaactgCTCATCCCATCGAACGCAACAGCGACGGACCAAATAACGACTGGCATacataatatcgataatctattaaataataccGTTGCGCCAAACGTATCTCTACAG CGATCGAGCGTCCCTGACTCCCAAGTTTCTCCGGGTTACGGGGGATCCGTCCAGATCACTTCCGGTCACCGACTCGCTCATTCGTACTCTCACCCATCGACGTTACCACAACA TCCCAttgtgaataataattttaacagCGGTCAACAAGTgtcagcagcagcagcgaGACTCTCGCCGCATTCTCCTGCGAACATATTGTCGTTTTCTCATCCGCAACCGTTGTCACCTCGGGTAACGCAA GGCAATTACGGCACCACTCCGAGGTTATTTAACGTTAACCAGGTGAGATCTCAGCAACAACCGACCGCGCAACAACAACTACAGCAACAGCAGAGGTCGATGCCTTCGCCTGGAACTCCAGCCTCAGCAAGGCAATCCCCGTTTCCTGCCGAAACCTTTCCCCCACCCACGTCTCCTACCGCCAGCCAATTTCCACCCGGTCCAAATCCCGGTGCTCCTAATCCTACTGCCCAGTATCGCTTGCAACGGACCACGTCGACGCCTTCTGCGACGACTCAGTTGCCAG GTGGGGTTGGTTCGCCCCGACACTATGGCGGAGTGAACAAGGAACAACCTCTTCTTTCACCTAGTCATCCACATTCGGGTTGCCCCGCAACACCGACTCACAATCAACACAATGCCACCAATACCCAACACTTCTCGAATCAACAACATTCTTCTATGATATACCACACGACCGCCAATACTATCAACACACCAGATATGCAGAACAATCAGTTCTGTTACGATCGGACGTCCGTACCACTCTATTCTTCTGGGGATACGCAGGATGTCAGGTCACTGCCTCCCGGTAATCCTGTCAATCACCACATGGGTG GTAATGCAAGTACCACCGGAAGTATGACGTCAGAATTCGTTCGGCAAGAATTAAGGGCTATAGTGGGAGCGAGGacgcaacaacagcagcaacaacaaagGGTACCCAACAGTATACCTAACAATCTTTCTGGTCAAGTTTCTCAGGACGATTTGGAAGCACTTGGTTTGACATTCGAAATGTCCACTGCAG GTGAGACTGTGGTTAACGATGGCCCTGCCAAGAGCTGGGCCATTGGGAGTACCGGAAGTGCCCCCTCATCCTCCAGG acTACTATGGAGGAAGCGGTCCGAGGTGATCCCAAATCATCGTTGCTACAGAAGCTGCTGTCCGAGTGA
- the LOC127070603 gene encoding nuclear receptor coactivator 2-like isoform X6, producing MSIATAENAGPSPCELLDPLWVKMSAITGSIGKKRKKSDAKPQSQINKCLNEKRRRNQENLYFDELAELISATDMSSGKTDKCQILQRTVDQIRHIRQQEGSNSHAVQQGEVSSSNPNILSNDQVGPILLEALDGFLFVLNSEGRVEYVTDNITQYINYTKDDVLGKDIYNIIHHGDHNTFMPTLLPMSLGWTSEPQPQTRNRTFNCRFLVKPPDDKDETMEEKQQRVSKYESMQICSALLPSNTERLESGDVSSESPDIGPCVMCVARRIPPNEKPVGTPIEQFTVKLDTAGKIIAVDVSWLSSAYAKYLTKVRDLIGTTIKDLCHPHDLNNLTAHLNDTLQVGESTSAVYRLRVSPDKFLNIQTKSKLFKANVMNGHDTDFMMATNSIIGDNDLTPIEGGQLSNNKVCSGHSSNRCANNSNNNNGNNNNNVGGLLMSVAHLNGQVSGISGGRGLTGTTHVATSSNSIAFSTGDSCNSLASLSTSNSFNHFSGSMDLEFELFRGSTWDLDGSGGWPERPESRGSGPTDSRPPSQPAPTSPSPQGGGTFSSNSAVPSHCSPLRAFSPSSSVNAAHTFSNSFPFSPLQESQSSSTLTGNNAAAAAAAAAAAAAAASAANNTGVNSNVNGNGATSVAIAAAATAPVILPGLNAKRIEEGKSGCPTSGTMDNATARTNASTPAETQNSVVSTESGRLRNLLTKGSSASEDSQDNANNDSDNQNKHRILKILLNQQDEDDYHSEHNNKMRTSPSNMPKPNMEHSKSSLGNNMLLQLLNEKNDDEDEEARAGLKKRNELLQQLLKDQDEERKLQEQQTRDDDPLLRSLGFRNSTPSPSQSGSDHSGLGSTAQVGQKRPGDDGDLNIAVKRPMDGSHQVSSTGTNASTNATSKLWEKNKMLASLLAKQPPQPTTIPPIPASVISATPQDKLPRGGGSSDRLKQHQSQQQQQQQQQQQQQQQQQQQQQQQQQQQQQQQQQQQQQQQQQQQPWTGGHMQTVGGNNAITTTATSARTPLQSQSRQLPRQATNTYLSHMLSQQQRPQLGQVDSEFGDSGEYRQTCTDPTTWDNQSSDPDLSDILDQVIEFVPDEAITDSSAIANLLDVIEAPQNNAMNEKMAINAIQKSLMLCETAVNPTSSTITIPGTPPAYSTALVTTPVTTSHSYQPPPMYQQQARMRFNAQLVVRQTTAQFTQQQQLQLQQQRSKLIQQQQQQQLKQRLLQQQQQQQLLIPSNATATDQITTGIHNIDNLLNNTVAPNVSLQRSSVPDSQVSPGYGGSVQITSGHRLAHSYSHPSTLPQHPIVNNNFNSGQQVSAAAARLSPHSPANILSFSHPQPLSPRVTQGNYGTTPRLFNVNQVRSQQQPTAQQQLQQQQRSMPSPGTPASARQSPFPAETFPPPTSPTASQFPPGPNPGAPNPTAQYRLQRTTSTPSATTQLPGGVGSPRHYGGVNKEQPLLSPSHPHSGCPATPTHNQHNATNTQHFSNQQHSSMIYHTTANTINTPDMQNNQFCYDRTSVPLYSSGDTQDVRSLPPGNPVNHHMGGNASTTGSMTSEFVRQELRAIVGARTQQQQQQQRVPNSIPNNLSGQVSQDDLEALGLTFEMSTAGETVVNDGPAKSWAIGSTGSAPSSSRTTMEEAVRGDPKSSLLQKLLSE from the exons ATGTCCATTGCTACGGCTGAAAATGCAGG GCCTAGCCCGTGTGAACTGCTGGACCCGCTGTGGGTCAAAATGAGCGCGATCACCGGTAGCATcggcaagaaaagaaagaaatcggaTGCCAAACCGCAATCGCAGAT TAACAAGTGCCTTAACGAAAAGCGACGACGTAACCAGGAGAACCTGTATTTCGATGAGCTTGCCGAGCTGATTTCCGCCACGGACATGAGCTCTGGCAAGACCGACAAATGTCAGATCCTTCAGAGAACCGTCGATCAG ATTCGGCACATCAGGCAACAAGAGGGTTCCAACAGTCATGCCGTGCAACAAGGGGAAGTATCTTCGTCGAATCCTAACATACTGTCCAACGATCAAGTTGGCCCTATCTTATTGGAG GCGTTAGACGGCTTCCTGTTCGTCTTAAATAGCGAGGGACGAGTGGAATACGTAACGGATAACATTACCCAGTATATCAATTATACGAAGGACGATGTATTGGgaaaggatatatataatatcatacatCATGGAGATCACAACACCTTCATGCCTACGTTGTTGCCCATGTCATTAG GCTGGACGAGCGAGCCGCAGCCTCAAACGAGGAATCGTACTTTCAATTGCCGCTTCCTGGTAAAGCCTCCCGATGACAAAGACGAGACGATGGAGGAGAAGCAACAACGGGTATCGAAATACGAGTCCATGCAAATCTGTTCGGCGCTATTGCCGAGTAATACCGAGCGACTCGAGAGCGGCGACGTGTCCTCCGAATCGCCAGACATCGGTCCTTGCGTAATGTGCGTGGCACGTAGAATACCACCGAACGAGAAGCCCGTAGGTACACCGATCGAGCAATTCACCGTTAAATTGGATACAGCGGGCAAGATCATCGCGGTCGACGTTAGTTGGTTGTCGTCCGCTTATGCCAAGTATCTGACCAAGGTAAGG GACTTGATCGGTACGACGATAAAGGATTTGTGCCACCCTCATGATCTCAATAATTTAACTGCACATTTGAACGATACGCTTCAAGTCGGAGAGAGTACGAGCGCCGTGTATCGACTGCGCGTTAGTCCTGATAAGTTCCTTAATATACAAACAAAGTCAAAACTTTTCAAAGCGAATGTGATGAACGGCCACGACACGGACTTCATGATGGCCACCAATTCCATCATAGG GGACAATGACTTAACGCCTATCGAGGGTGGTCAGCTTTCCAACAACAAAGTGTGCTCGGGACATTCTAGTAACCGTTGTGcgaataatagtaataataataatggtaacaataacaataacgtgGGTGGCCTGTTGATGTCCGTGGCACATCTGAACGGTCAAGTGAGTGGTATCAGTGGTGGTCGTGGATTGACGGGGACGACGCACGTTGCTACGTCGTCGAACTCGATCGCCTTTAGTACCGGCGATTCTTGCAACTCGTTAGCGTCACTAAGTACGAGTAATTCGTTCAACCACTTTTCGGGGAGCATGGACTTGGAATTCGAGCTCTTCCGCGGTTCGACATGGGACTTGGACGGTAGCGGTGGTTGGCCGGAAAGGCCCGAGTCGAGAGGAAGCGGGCCAACAGATTCGCGACCACCCTCTCAGCCAGCCCCGACATCGCCGAGTCCCCAGGGAGGAGGAACGTTTTCCTCTAATTCAGCGGTGCCGTCTCACTGCAGTCCCCTACGCGCTTTCAGCCCGTCGTCTTCGGTCAACGCGGCGCACACCTTCAGTAATTCCTTCCCGTTCAGTCCGCTACAGGAATCGCagtcgtcgtcgacgttgaCCGGCAACAACGCGGCTGCGGCCGCCGCTGCCGCGGCCGCGGCCGCGGCCGCTGCCTCGGCTGCCAACAACACCGGCGTCAACAGCAACGTCAATGGAAACGGCGCCACTTCCGTAGCCATCGCGGCCGCCGCGACGGCCCCGGTCATTCTGCCTGGACTCAATGCCAAGAGGatcgaggaaggaaagagCGGATGCCCTACCAGCGGCACGATGGACAACGCGACCGCGAGGACGAATGCCTCCACGCCCGCCGAAACTCAAAATAGTGTCGTGTCCACCGAGTCCGGTAGACTCAGAAACTTGTTAACGAAAGGCTCCAGTGCTAGTGAGGACAGTCAGGACAATGCGAATAACGATTCGGACAACCAAAACAAACACaggatattgaaaattttgttgaatCAGCAAGACGAGGACGATTATCATTCTGAACACAACAACAAAATGAGGACGAGTCCTAGCAACATGCCAAAACCGAATATGGAGCATTCCAAATCTTCTCTTGGAAACAATATGCTTCTGCAG TTActaaatgagaaaaatgacgacgaggacgaggaggcCCGGGCCGGATtgaaaaagaggaacgaaCTTCTTCAACAGTTATTGAAGGATCAGGACGAGGAGAGGAAATTACAGGAGCAacag ACCCGGGACGACGATCCTCTTTTGCGGAGTCTTGGATTTCGGAACAGTACCCCTTCACCGTCACAATCGGGAAGCGATCACAGCGGGCTCGGCAGTACCGCTCAAGTGGGCCAGAAAAGACCGGGCGACGATGGCGATCTCAATATAGCCGTTAAACGGCCGATGGATGGTTCGCACCAGGTGTCTTCTACGGGTACCAATGCTTCGACGAACGCGACGAGCAAACTATgggagaaaaacaaaatgttgGCTTCGTTGTTGGCAAAACAACCGCCTCAACCAACAACCATACCACCTATTCCCGCGTCTGTGATATCGGCAACGCCGCAA GATAAACTTCCACGTGGCGGTGGTAGTAGCGATCGCTTAAAGCAACACCAGTcccaacagcaacagcagcagcagcagcagcagcagcaacagcagcagcagcagcagcagcagcagcagcagcagcaacagcagcagcagcagcagcagcagcaacaacagcaacagcaacagcaacaacaaccgTGGACAGGTGGCCACATGCAAACGGTCGGTGGGAACAATGCGATCACAACGACGGCTACTTCGGCTCGTACTCCTCTCCAAAGCCAATCGAGACAACTACCTCGTCAAGCAACCAACACCTACCTCAGTCACATGCTAAGTCAG CAACAAAGGCCGCAATTGGGTCAAGTGGATTCGGAATTTGGAGATAGCGGAGAATACCGTCAAACGTGTACCGACCCGACTACTTGGGATAACCAATCGTCCGATCCAGATCTCTCCGATATTTTGGATCAAGTTATCGAATTTGTTCCGGACGAAGCTATCACAG ATTCGTCTGCGATAGCAAACCTCCTGGACGTTATCGAGGCACCGCAAAACAATGCCATGAATGAAAAAATGGCAATAAACGCTATCCAGAAGTCGTTGATGTTATGCGAAACTGCCGTAAATCCAACGTCTTCCACCATAACCATACCTGGCACGCCTCCCGCTTATTCCACCGCG TTGGTAACGACACCCGTGACGACGAGTCATAGTTACCAACCACCTCCGATGTATCAACAACAAGCGAGGATGAGGTTCAACGCTCAGTTGGTCGTGAGGCAGACTACCGCGCAGTTTACGCAACAACAGCAGCTGCAGTTGCAACAGCAGCGCAGTAAACTGatacaacagcaacaacagcaacaattGAAGCAAAGATTGctgcagcaacaacagcagcaacaactgCTCATCCCATCGAACGCAACAGCGACGGACCAAATAACGACTGGCATacataatatcgataatctattaaataataccGTTGCGCCAAACGTATCTCTACAG CGATCGAGCGTCCCTGACTCCCAAGTTTCTCCGGGTTACGGGGGATCCGTCCAGATCACTTCCGGTCACCGACTCGCTCATTCGTACTCTCACCCATCGACGTTACCACAACA TCCCAttgtgaataataattttaacagCGGTCAACAAGTgtcagcagcagcagcgaGACTCTCGCCGCATTCTCCTGCGAACATATTGTCGTTTTCTCATCCGCAACCGTTGTCACCTCGGGTAACGCAA GGCAATTACGGCACCACTCCGAGGTTATTTAACGTTAACCAGGTGAGATCTCAGCAACAACCGACCGCGCAACAACAACTACAGCAACAGCAGAGGTCGATGCCTTCGCCTGGAACTCCAGCCTCAGCAAGGCAATCCCCGTTTCCTGCCGAAACCTTTCCCCCACCCACGTCTCCTACCGCCAGCCAATTTCCACCCGGTCCAAATCCCGGTGCTCCTAATCCTACTGCCCAGTATCGCTTGCAACGGACCACGTCGACGCCTTCTGCGACGACTCAGTTGCCAG GTGGGGTTGGTTCGCCCCGACACTATGGCGGAGTGAACAAGGAACAACCTCTTCTTTCACCTAGTCATCCACATTCGGGTTGCCCCGCAACACCGACTCACAATCAACACAATGCCACCAATACCCAACACTTCTCGAATCAACAACATTCTTCTATGATATACCACACGACCGCCAATACTATCAACACACCAGATATGCAGAACAATCAGTTCTGTTACGATCGGACGTCCGTACCACTCTATTCTTCTGGGGATACGCAGGATGTCAGGTCACTGCCTCCCGGTAATCCTGTCAATCACCACATGGGTG GTAATGCAAGTACCACCGGAAGTATGACGTCAGAATTCGTTCGGCAAGAATTAAGGGCTATAGTGGGAGCGAGGacgcaacaacagcagcaacaacaaagGGTACCCAACAGTATACCTAACAATCTTTCTGGTCAAGTTTCTCAGGACGATTTGGAAGCACTTGGTTTGACATTCGAAATGTCCACTGCAG GTGAGACTGTGGTTAACGATGGCCCTGCCAAGAGCTGGGCCATTGGGAGTACCGGAAGTGCCCCCTCATCCTCCAGG acTACTATGGAGGAAGCGGTCCGAGGTGATCCCAAATCATCGTTGCTACAGAAGCTGCTGTCCGAGTGA